One window from the genome of Trabulsiella odontotermitis encodes:
- the sapA gene encoding ABC transporter substrate-binding protein SapA has translation MRLKLSSLLAAAGLLSGQVFAAAEPPAPLPGHADIRDSGFVYCVSGQVNTFNPQKAGSGLIVDTLAAQLYDRLLDVDPYTYRLVPELAESWEVLDNGATYRFRLRGNVQFQTTDWFTPSRALNADDVVFTFQRIFNRNHPWHYVNGGNFPYFDSLQFADSVDSVRKLDNRTVEFRLKRPDASFLWHLATHYASVMSAEYAAKLTKEDRQEQLDRQPVGTGPFRLGEYRSGQYIRLLRHEKFWRGEPLMPQVVVDLGAGGTGRLSRLLTGECDVLAWPAASQLTILRDDPRLRLTLRPGMNIAYLAFNTNKPPLNNPAVRHALALAINNQRLMQSIYYGTAETAASILPRASWAYDNEAKITEYNPEKARAQLKALGQENLTLHLWVPTSSQAWNPSPLKTAELIQADMAQIGVNVVIVPVEGRFQEARLMDMTHDLTLTGWATDSNDPDSFFRPLLSCAAISSQTNFAHWCHNDFDDVLRKALTSQQLASRIDAYDEAQQILAKELPVLPLASSLRLQAYRYDIKGLVLSPFGNASFAGVSREKVSEVKKP, from the coding sequence ATGCGACTAAAATTGTCATCCCTGCTGGCAGCGGCCGGATTGCTGAGCGGTCAGGTTTTCGCCGCCGCAGAACCTCCTGCCCCGCTTCCCGGGCACGCCGACATTCGTGACAGCGGTTTTGTTTACTGCGTCAGCGGACAGGTCAATACCTTCAATCCGCAAAAGGCGGGCAGCGGCCTGATCGTCGATACGCTGGCCGCTCAGCTTTATGATCGCCTGTTAGATGTAGATCCCTATACCTACCGGCTGGTGCCGGAGCTGGCGGAAAGCTGGGAAGTGCTCGACAACGGCGCGACGTACCGCTTCCGTCTGCGCGGGAACGTGCAGTTTCAGACCACCGACTGGTTTACCCCGTCTCGCGCCCTCAATGCCGATGATGTGGTCTTTACCTTTCAGCGTATTTTCAATCGCAACCATCCGTGGCACTACGTCAATGGCGGCAACTTTCCCTATTTCGACAGTCTGCAGTTTGCCGATAGCGTTGACAGCGTTCGCAAGCTCGATAACCGTACCGTTGAGTTTCGCTTAAAACGGCCAGATGCCTCGTTCCTGTGGCATCTGGCGACCCATTACGCGTCCGTCATGTCCGCGGAATATGCCGCAAAACTCACCAAAGAGGATCGGCAGGAACAACTGGACCGTCAGCCGGTGGGTACCGGGCCGTTCCGGCTGGGTGAATACCGCTCCGGGCAGTACATCCGCCTGCTGCGTCATGAAAAATTCTGGCGCGGCGAACCCCTGATGCCGCAGGTGGTCGTGGATCTCGGCGCCGGGGGAACCGGGCGTCTGTCGCGGCTGCTGACCGGTGAATGCGACGTGCTGGCCTGGCCTGCCGCCAGCCAGTTGACGATCCTGCGTGACGATCCCCGTTTGCGTCTGACCCTGCGCCCCGGCATGAACATCGCCTATCTGGCGTTTAACACCAATAAACCGCCGCTGAATAACCCGGCGGTACGCCACGCGCTGGCGCTGGCTATCAATAATCAGCGTCTGATGCAGTCGATTTATTACGGTACTGCCGAAACTGCGGCCTCCATTCTGCCGCGCGCGTCGTGGGCCTACGACAATGAAGCTAAAATTACTGAATACAACCCGGAAAAAGCGCGGGCGCAGTTGAAAGCGCTGGGGCAGGAAAACCTGACGCTACATCTGTGGGTACCGACCAGTTCCCAGGCATGGAACCCCAGCCCGCTGAAAACCGCCGAGCTGATTCAGGCGGATATGGCGCAGATAGGCGTTAACGTGGTGATTGTGCCAGTCGAGGGGCGTTTCCAGGAAGCGCGGCTGATGGACATGACACATGATCTCACCCTCACCGGGTGGGCGACGGACAGCAACGACCCGGACAGCTTCTTCCGTCCGTTGCTGAGCTGCGCGGCGATCAGTTCGCAGACCAATTTCGCCCACTGGTGCCATAACGATTTTGACGACGTGCTGCGCAAAGCGCTGACGTCGCAACAACTGGCATCGCGTATTGACGCTTATGACGAAGCACAGCAGATCCTGGCAAAAGAGTTGCCGGTACTGCCACTGGCGTCGTCGCTGCGTTTGCAGGCGTACCGCTACGATATCAAAGGGCTGGTGCTGAGTCCGTTTGGTAACGCCTCCTTCGCCGGGGTCTCAAGGGAAAAAGTAAGCGAGGTGAAAAAGCCATGA
- the pspF gene encoding phage shock protein operon transcriptional activator, with the protein MVNFIMAEYKDNLLGEANRFIEVLEQVSRLAPLDKPVLIIGERGTGKELIANRLHFLSGRWQGPFISLNCAALNENLLDSELFGHEAGAFTGAQKRHPGRFERADGGTLFLDELATAPMLVQEKLLRVIEYGELERVGGSQPLQVNVRLVCATNADLPAMVEQGHFRADLLDRLAFDVVQLPPLRERQSDIMLMADHFAIQMCRELKLPLFPGFTEHARETLMSYRWPGNIRELKNVVERSVYRHGTSETPLDEIIIDPFRRQAAPPEPEENALTLPLDLREFQQQQEKSLLEQSLRQARFNQKKAAELLGLTYHQLRALLKKHQL; encoded by the coding sequence ATGGTTAATTTCATCATGGCTGAATACAAAGATAATCTGCTCGGCGAAGCGAACCGCTTTATTGAGGTGCTTGAACAAGTCTCCCGGCTGGCGCCGCTCGATAAACCGGTGCTGATCATCGGCGAACGCGGTACAGGGAAAGAACTCATCGCTAACCGACTGCACTTTCTCTCCGGACGCTGGCAGGGGCCGTTTATCTCACTGAACTGCGCGGCGCTGAACGAAAACTTACTCGACTCCGAACTGTTTGGCCATGAAGCCGGGGCGTTTACCGGCGCACAGAAGCGCCATCCGGGCCGTTTTGAACGGGCGGACGGCGGCACGTTGTTTCTTGATGAACTCGCCACCGCGCCGATGCTGGTGCAGGAAAAACTGCTGCGGGTGATTGAATACGGCGAGCTGGAGCGCGTGGGCGGCAGCCAGCCATTGCAGGTTAACGTCCGGCTGGTGTGCGCGACAAACGCCGATCTGCCGGCGATGGTGGAACAGGGTCATTTCCGCGCCGACCTGCTCGACCGACTGGCGTTCGACGTCGTACAACTGCCGCCGCTGCGCGAGCGACAGAGCGATATCATGCTGATGGCCGATCACTTCGCCATTCAGATGTGCCGCGAGCTGAAATTACCGCTGTTCCCCGGCTTTACGGAACATGCTCGCGAAACGCTGATGAGCTATCGCTGGCCGGGCAACATTCGCGAGCTTAAAAACGTGGTGGAACGTTCTGTTTACCGCCACGGCACCAGCGAAACGCCGCTGGATGAGATTATTATCGATCCGTTCCGGCGCCAGGCCGCGCCACCAGAGCCGGAGGAGAACGCACTGACGCTACCGCTTGATCTGCGGGAATTCCAGCAACAACAGGAAAAATCGCTGCTTGAGCAGAGCCTCCGGCAGGCGCGGTTCAACCAGAAAAAAGCCGCAGAATTGCTGGGTCTCACTTATCATCAACTGCGGGCATTACTGAAGAAACATCAACTCTGA